A genomic segment from Bombus affinis isolate iyBomAffi1 chromosome 13, iyBomAffi1.2, whole genome shotgun sequence encodes:
- the LOC126923582 gene encoding calpain-D-like isoform X2: MGSIASVLQWHCSECALINPTESTRCARCGLTRLRSDEKANLRLGLSLDRKVPEEKEEEEKQRDDEEGDSSSVSVPPTPPPKLRLEKPATGDTRPATYRYVKTDLIHRSEGNLILLDNHIKKSHHDSWNGKSSKKEPVKRSSSLPSLITQWTCVRCLLDNSCSSGIICIACDANSSIAETGKRQIGARKRKKLNSRKTNRLKAASELLANILDDVNATSSSTSDARIINKDMAQLTSISRSERRQDREDWTLPPIETMESTTLSYTNTTDTSQRSPKRHSPSIYERVKSKVSRSLSNGSVVHKLSEHAIQRPTSLVVSESQQDDALWSCDNCTLDNAPGLEQCEACEAPRSPAPCSGVVISVPAWEPRALSSAGPLSYRRSFSDVESVTNVSRKKKIVNRRSLNEDEPPAVPPHSVGFSTRPKYSYIGITDPDIPPPLPKKQNNKLGLVPTKAHSEATSPVGDLPNVSSLKRMWTCRKCSYAYNPLWSTGCDICGSSRSPPSLMQPSLITVTKDETSCSMHSQSPIVVSRDSVRYIPQKTATLATAESDLDDQVDPPSPVWTCKKCTLLNAASRTTCEACGGSKLKSIMHLEDATLRKGESWVCPSCTLRNPLSAQTCNACKTLADFLDVPKDSRFFGSRSPSPRLCSTPINSKVVTPRHRNSVRRNGSSIGDKRHSRIRDSTHGQWQCKLCTYENKSTNGICEMCQISKNLSQLPGERPRIIESGISTLTMQRQESVVMENLRQIEEREALEKWERIVRYCKETNEPFVDDSFPPAPKSLYYNPAETKDNHVVQWRRPHQINVDSTVDSKLPWAVFRKPLPSDISQGVLGNCWLLSALAVLAESDELVKRVLVMRETCPEGAYQVRLCKDGKWTTVLVDDLLPCDKRGHLVYSQAKRKQLWVPLIEKAVAKIHGCYEALVSGRAIEGLATLTGAPCESVPLQPSALPSEDELDKDLIWAQLLSSRQAMFLMGASCGGGNMKVDEEEYQRKGLRPRHAYSVLDVRDVQGIRLLRLRNPWGHYSWKGDWSDDSPIWTPQLREMLMPHGASDGVFWISFDDVLKYFDCIDICKTRVGWSEVRLRGTLPPLSSLRHLSCVLLTVLEPTETEFTLFQEGQRNSEKSQRSQLDLCVVVFRTRSPAAPEVGRLVEHSKRQVRGFVGCHKMLERDLYIVVCLAFNHWHTGMEDTSSYPEYVLAIHSSKRLLVEQISPPAFVLADAIISLTLAKGQRHEGREGMTAYYLTKGWAGLVVMVENRHVNKWIHVKCDCHESYNVVSTRGQLRTADSVPPLHRQVIIVLTQLEGSGGFSIAHRLTHRLANSGNLHDWGPPDTQHCPQIDTQVEGLHSPRLIT, from the exons ATGGGCTCGATCGCATCGGTGTTGCAGTGGCATTGCTCGGAGTGCGCTCTGATAAATCCAACGGAGAGCACGCGATGCGCCAGGTGCGGCCTTACTCGGCTTAGGAGTGATGAGAAAGCAAATCTCAGGCTCGGCCTGAGCTTGGATCGCAAAGTTCCCGAAGaaaaagaggaggaggaaaagcAAAGAGACGACGAGGAAGGTGACTCTTCCTCGGTCTCTGTTCCGCCAACACCTCCGCCGAAACTTCGTTTGGAGAAGCCAGCAACGGGCGATACGCGTCCGGCAACTTATCGATACGTCAAAACCGATCTCATACATCG CTCAGAGGGCAATTTAATTCTACTCGATAATCATATAAAGAAATCTCACCATGATTCGTGGAATGGAAAGTCTTCTAAAAAAGAGCCAGTTAAAAGATCTTCTTCTCTACCTTCCTTAATAACACAATGGACATGCGTTCGTTGTTTGTTAGACAACAGTTGCAGTTCTGGTATAATTTGCATAGCTTGTGATGCAAATTCTTCTATAGCCGAAACAGGCAAAAGGCAGATTGGAGCACGTAAACgcaaaaaattaaattcacgTAAAACAAATCGTCTCAAAGCTGCATCCGAACTTCTGGCCAATATTTTAGATGATGTCAATGCAACAAGTTCTTCTACAAGCGATGCAAGAATTATCAATAAgg ATATGGCACAACTAACAAGTATAAGTCGTAGTGAAAGGAGACAAGATAGAGAAGACTGGACCTTGCCACCGATAGAAACTATGGAGTCTACTACACTTTCCTACACAAATACCACTGATACCTCTCAACGTTCACCAAAAAGACATAGTCCTTCAATTTATGAACGAGTCAAATCTAAAGTTAGTCGCTCTTTATCTAATGGATCTGTTGTACATAAATTATCTGAACATGCAATTCAAAGACCAACAAGTTTAGTAGTATCAGAATCTCAACAGGATGATGCTCTCTGGAGTTGTGATAATTGTACTCTTGATAATGCTCCTGGCCTAGAACAATGCGAGGCATGTGAAGCCCCTAGAAGTCCTGCTCCTTGCAGTGGAGTAGTTATCAGTGTACCTGCCTGGGAACCACGTGCTCTATCTTCTGCAGGTCCATTGTCTTATAGACGATCTTTTTCTGATGTCGAATCCGTTACAAATGTATCTCGAAAGAAAAAGATCGTCAATCGTAGAAGTCTCAATGAAGATGAACCACCTGCAGTACCACCACATTCTGTTGGTTTTAGTACAAGACCAAAATATTCTTACATTGGAATTACCGACCCTGATATACCGCCGCCATTgccaaaaaaacaaaataataaattaggTCTTGTACCCACAAAAGCACATAGCGAAGCAACTAGTCCTGTCGGTGATCTACCGAATGTAAGCTCGTTAAAACGCATGTGGACTTGTCGGAAATGTTCTTACGCGTATAATCCTTTATGGTCAACTGGTTGCGATATATGTGGATCGTCTCGATCACCGCCTTCGTTAATGCAACCTAGTCTAATAACCGTCACAAAAGATGAAACGAGTTGTTCGATGCATTCACAATCTCCAATTGTAGTATCCAGAGATAGTGTAAGATACATTCCACAGAAAACTGCTACATTGGCTACAGCAGAATCTGATTTAGATGATCAAGTTGATCCACCCTCCCCAGTGTGGACTTGTAAAAAATGTACATTATTAAATGCCGCTTCGAGAACAACGTGCGAAGCGTGCGGTGGTTCAAAGCTTAAAAGTATCATGCATTTAGAAGACGCTACGTTACGAAAAGGAGAAAGCTGGGTGTGTCCATCGTGTACATTAAGGAATCCGCTATCAGCACAAACTTGCAATGCTTGTAAGACTTTGGCAGATTTTCTAGATGTACCAAAGGATAGCAGATTTTTTGGATCAAGAAGTCCGAGTCCAAGACTTTGTTCAACCCCTATAAATTCAAAAGTTGTTACTCCAAGACATAGAAATTCTGTAAGAAGGAATGGTTCTTCAATTGGAGATAAAAGACATTCAAGAATTAGAGATTCTACTCATGGTCAA TGGCAGTGTAAACTGTGCACATATGAAAATAAGAGTACAAACGGAATTTGTGAAATGTGCCAAATCTCAAAAAATTTATCTCAACTACCAGGTGAAAGGCCTAGAATTATTGAATCTGGCATAAGTACACTTACAATGCAACGGCAAGAAAGCGTAGTTATGGAGAATTTAAGACAAATTGAGGAAAGAGAAGCATTGGAGAAATGGGAGCGAATTGTTCGCTATTGCAAAGAG ACAAATGAACCTTTTGTCGATGACTCATTTCCACCAGCTCCAAAATCTCTCTATTACAATCCAGCTGAAACAAAAGATAACCATGTTGTTCAATGGAGAAGGCCTCATCAAATTAATGTTGATTCTACGGTTGATTCCAAACTGCCTTGGGCTGTTTTTAGGAAACCCTTACCTTCTGATATCTCACAAGGTGTATTAGGAAACTGTTGGTTACTTTCAGCTTTAGCTGTTTTAGCTGAAAGTGATGAGCTTGTAAAGAGAGTCTTAGTAATGAGGGAAACCTGCCCAGAAGGAGCTTATCAAGTAAGATTATGTAAAGATGGAAAATGGACCACAGTACTTGTTGATGACTTGCTACCCTGTGATAAAAGAGGCCATCTTGTATATTCTCAG GCAAAAAGAAAACAACTTTGGGTGCCATTAATTGAAAAAGCAGTGGCTAAAATTCATGGTTGCTATGAAGCTTTAGTATCTGGACGTGCAATAGAAGGTCTAGCAACACTTACAGGTGCCCCTTGTGAGAGTGTGCCTTTACAACCATCTGCTTTGCCAAGTGAAGATGAACTTGATAAGGATTTAATATGGGCACAACTTTTATCTTCAAGGCAAGCTATGTTTTTAATGGGTGCTAGTTGTGGAGGTGGTAATATGAAAGTTGATGAGGAAGAATATCAACGTAAAGGTTTAAGACCAAG GCACGCTTATTCTGTTCTCGATGTACGGGATGTACAG GGAATACGATTATTGAGATTACGTAATCCATGGGGTCACTATAGTTGGAAGGGTGATTGGTCTGATGATAGTCCTATTTGGACACCACAATTGCGGGAAATGCTCATGCCACATGGTGCTTCTGACGGTGTTTTCTGGATTTCTTTTGACGatgtattgaaatattttgatTGTATTGATATTTGTAAAACTAGAGTTGGTTGGAGTGAAGTTAGATTACGTGGGACACTTCCACCTTTATCGTCTCTCAGACATTTATCATGTGTACTTTTAACGGTACTAGAACCTACTGAAACAGAATTTACTTTATTTCAAGAAGGACAAAG GAATTCCGAAAAATCACAACGTTCTCAGTTGGACTTGTGCGTAGTTGTTTTTCGTACACGTTCACCAGCAGCACCAGAAGTGGGGAGATTAGTAGAACATAGTAAGCGACAAGTACGTGGATTCGTTGGATGTCACAAAATGTTAGAAAGGGATTTGTATATTGTTGTATGTTTGGCCTTTAATCATTGGCACACAGGAATGGAAGATACTTCCAGTTACCCTGAGTACGTTCTTGCCATTCATAGTTCAAAGAGGTTATTAGTTGAGCAAATTTCCCCACCAGCATTTGTCTTAGCTGATGCTATAATAAGTTTAACTCTAGCAAAAGGACAGAGACATGAA gGAAGAGAGGGAATGACTGCTTATTACTTAACTAAAGGTTGGGCTGGACTTGTAGTAATGGTAGAAAATCGTCATGTAAATAAATGGATTCATGTAAAATGTGACTGCCATGAaagctataacgttgtatccacAAGAGGACAACTCAGAACTGCCGATAGTGTTCCCCCGCTACACAG acAAGTCATCATAGTTTTAACACAATTGGAAGGTAGTGGAGGTTTTTCGATAGCACATCGACTTACGCACAGACTAGCTAACAGTGGAAACTTGCATGACTGGGGTCCGCCAGATACTCAACATTGTCCTCAAATTGATACTCAAGTCGAAGGTTTACATAGTCCTCGTTTAATCACGTGA